The sequence CTCAGTTCGCGGCACAGCTCCTCGAGCCGGGCGGTCCGCTCCGGGCCGAGGTGCTCCCACGGCCCCCGCGCGGCGGCCTCGGTGGCGATTTCGACGCGGTCGCGGACGGCGACGCCTTCCTCGGTCAGCAGGCTCTCGGCGTCGAGCAGGCCGCGTTCGACGAGCCGGGCCTCGGCGGCGGCCCACTGCTCGTCGTTCCAGCCGCGGGTCAGCTTGGCGGTGGCGGTGAGGAAGCCGCGGCCGGTGGCCACGTGGGTGACCAGCGCTTCGACGCCGCTCAGGCCGTTGAGGACCAGCGCGGCGATGTGGCCGTCGCCGCGGTACTCGCGGATCAGGGTGACGGCGTGCCAGAGCACCAGGTGCGGCTCCCCCGGCCAGCCGAGCCCCGCGTGCGCGGCGTAGAGCGGACGCCCTTCGGCGGTGCACCCGGCGGCGGCTTCGCGCGCGAGTTCCGCGGCTTCGGCGACCTCGTCGCTCTTCACGTGGTCGCCGAGCAGCCGGGTCAGCGCCTTGTCGACGCCGTCGACGCGGGCTTCGAGGACCTGTTCCGGCGTCGCCAGGGTCCAGGCGCGCGGGATCACGCGGGCGACGACCTCGGGGTTGAAGTTGTAGAAGGTGGCCGCGACGACCTCGGGCCCGACGGCCCCCATGGCCGCGGACCGTCCGGCGAAGTACGGCATCCGCCCGGGTCGCAGGCCGATGCCGGTGAGGGCTTCGTCCACCTCGGGAGCGAAGTACGCCAGTGCGTGCAAGGAATCGAACGCCGACTTGAACCGCTTCTCGTCACCCGCCATAGCGGCACCCTACTATCGGGTAACCCATGCGCGGTACCGCTTCGCGCTGCGGAAAGAAGAGGCGGACGAGCTGGCATGTAAGCCGGATCCTGTTCCCCGGTCGCCTCGCGGCTTCCGGGGCGGCGGCCATCCATCTCGGCCTGCCGTCGCCGGCAGGCTCCAGCGGCCTACCCGCAGGCTCGGACGGGCCGTCCTCGAACGCCTGCGCAGGAGCTCGTGAGCTCCCTCTTGGCCTTGCTCCGGGTGGGGTTTACCTAGCCGTCCCGGTCACCCGGGACGCTGGTGGTCTCTTACACCACCGTTTCACCCTTACCCCCGCCCGAAAGCGGAGGCGGTCTGTTTTCTGTGGCACTTTCCCGCGGGTCGCCCCGGGTTGCCGTTAGCAACCACCCTGCCCTGTGGAGTCCGGACTTTCCTCGGGCCGGGTCGCCCCGGCCCGCGACCGCCCTGCCAGCTCGTCCGCAGGCTGGATGGTAGCTCAGTAGCCGGCCGCCGCCTCGGTGTGGTGGCAGGCCGGCGCGGGGTGCTGGCGGGCCAGTTCGGCCGTCCAGTGCAGGACGGCGGCGGGGCTGTCCAGGCCGATGAGCCCGACCAGCCTGCCGTGGCGGACGAAGCCGGTGATCGGCCGCGTGCCGGGGACCGGCGACTC is a genomic window of Amycolatopsis lexingtonensis containing:
- a CDS encoding SCO6745 family protein, which gives rise to MAGDEKRFKSAFDSLHALAYFAPEVDEALTGIGLRPGRMPYFAGRSAAMGAVGPEVVAATFYNFNPEVVARVIPRAWTLATPEQVLEARVDGVDKALTRLLGDHVKSDEVAEAAELAREAAAGCTAEGRPLYAAHAGLGWPGEPHLVLWHAVTLIREYRGDGHIAALVLNGLSGVEALVTHVATGRGFLTATAKLTRGWNDEQWAAAEARLVERGLLDAESLLTEEGVAVRDRVEIATEAAARGPWEHLGPERTARLEELCRELSRRVVEAGAFPEGVFAKRRP